The Lachnospiraceae bacterium KM106-2 nucleotide sequence TACGATAAGACTTGCTCCTACTGCTCGTTCTAATACCTCTTTTGTCATACATCCTGTGGTATCGACACCATAGGGTTGTAACTCTGTTCCTTCACAACAGCTTCTGATGGTGATTCCATATCGTCTTCCAATTTCCACAAATGCTTGTCCGATCTGCTCTCGCTCTGATCTAGTCACTTGCCTTACACCAGGGAAATTTCTCTTCGTCTTCTCATATAAGTCAATAAAACTAATCACACAATTGTCCACATAACCTTGTAACCGATTGGCCATTTTCTCAAATGCCTGAACATGAAATTCTACTGTATAACGATCCGAGATAAAGATTGGATCATAGCGCCAGCCAATACAGTTGATTCCCACGATCTTTGATAGTCTCTGAAAGGATTCCATCACCACACCCTTATCTGGCACATAAGGTTCAATTTCTTTCCCATATGGCGTGATTGTCACAAACCAAAACTGTCGGAAGGCATTTAACTCCTCTAATCGAGGAAGCATCGGCTGGGGATTCTTCGTACAAAAGCATAAGATATCTACCACATCCGGCGATAATTGATAACGGATGACTTGCTCTTTATAATAAGGATTTCTCGTTAACACATATCCCTCTTTAATTCGATTATAAAACCATTCACTAAAGTAAGCCGGGATATCCGTTCGGCTCCCTGTATTGATCACCAATTCTCTGAAACCTCCTTACATTCTCTCTCTACCCAATGATACCATAACTTGATTTTTCTTACTATATGTACTAAAATACTTCAATAAATGACATTGTTAAAGGAGTCAGACTATGAATTTAATAACGGAAGTTTATACCAAAATGATCGCTTATTTTGCTAACGATCCTAAGCGGATTCAGCATTTCACCAAGGTACATAGTTATGCGAAATTAATCGGTGAATTAGAAGAAATTGACGATGATACTATGTTTATTTTAGAAACAGCTGCTCTTGTTCATGATATCGGGATTAAAAAGGCAGAACTAGAATGCCATAGCTCCAATGGAAAACTCCAAGAAAAGTATGGACCTGATGAAGCAAAATTTTTATTAATGGATCTTAACTATGATGCGAAGATCATCGATCGTGTCTGCTATCTCGTTGGTCATCACCACACCTATAACAAGATTACCGGACTGGACTATCAAATTCTGGTAGAAGCTGATTTTCTTGTTAATCTATATGAAGATGGATTAAATGATCAAGCGACTCATTATGCTTATACAAAAATCTTTCAAACGAAATCAGGAAAAGCTCTCTGTACTGCTATGTTCGGCAACTAATAAAAAAGTCTGAATCGATATTTTCTAACATCGCTTCAGACTTATTTTATTTATCTGCGCAATATCATAAAGAGAACATTTCCCACGCCACATAATAACAT carries:
- a CDS encoding HD superfamily hydrolase; translated protein: MNLITEVYTKMIAYFANDPKRIQHFTKVHSYAKLIGELEEIDDDTMFILETAALVHDIGIKKAELECHSSNGKLQEKYGPDEAKFLLMDLNYDAKIIDRVCYLVGHHHTYNKITGLDYQILVEADFLVNLYEDGLNDQATHYAYTKIFQTKSGKALCTAMFGN